From the genome of Schaalia dentiphila ATCC 17982, one region includes:
- a CDS encoding GNAT family N-acetyltransferase: MKCFLRRRRCVWGRDIEMLTLRVADPVGRGFLRSGTEPNPRPRELVVRPVSGEEHRALDTVRRTDGHWLRPWEATLPPDTLEHIPTFSQYMRRADRDHREGTGLIFGVQIDGRFVGQFSISNVHWGAMSTGMLGYWIVSEWSGRGLGSLVAALVLDLVVGELGLHRVEVCVRPENERSLGVCRGLGLVEEGLRPRFMHIGGQWADHIAFFIDAESLPEGGLVRRRWGSSAID; this comes from the coding sequence ATGAAATGTTTCCTCCGGCGTCGCCGGTGCGTGTGGGGCCGCGACATTGAGATGCTCACGCTGCGCGTGGCCGACCCGGTCGGCCGCGGCTTCCTGCGCAGCGGCACCGAGCCGAATCCGCGCCCGCGCGAGCTCGTCGTGCGTCCCGTGAGCGGCGAGGAGCACCGCGCCCTCGATACCGTGCGCCGCACCGACGGGCACTGGCTGCGCCCGTGGGAGGCGACCCTGCCCCCGGATACGCTCGAACACATTCCGACGTTTTCGCAGTACATGCGTCGTGCCGATCGAGACCATCGCGAGGGGACCGGCCTGATCTTCGGCGTGCAGATCGATGGGCGTTTCGTCGGCCAATTCTCCATCTCCAACGTGCACTGGGGTGCGATGTCGACGGGCATGCTTGGCTACTGGATCGTCTCCGAATGGTCGGGGCGAGGTCTGGGATCCCTGGTAGCGGCGCTCGTCCTTGACCTCGTCGTCGGCGAGCTTGGCCTGCACCGCGTCGAGGTGTGCGTGCGTCCCGAGAATGAGCGTTCCCTGGGCGTGTGCCGAGGCCTCGGCCTCGTGGAGGAAGGGCTGCGTCCGCGCTTCATGCACATCGGTGGGCAGTGGGCGGACCATATCGCGTTCTTTATTGATGCTGAGTCCCTGCCTGAGGGTGGCCTCGTGCGACGTCGGTGGGGGAGTTCGGCGATCGACTGA
- a CDS encoding molybdopterin molybdotransferase MoeA, whose translation MRSVADFYQDCMAVAHALPPLDVQLADAVSCVLAEDVQAPFNLPVADLSACDGYAVRIRDCEGATLESPVTLPVTEEIRAGAVDPAALVPGTAIRIASGAPMPSGAEAVVSLEFTDHGIAQVALRTAPANGENIRRRAEDVAQGDTVLRSGTRIGARQMALLAGVGRDRVLVHPRPRVVIISIGDEIVEPGGEARPGTVFDANGHALSTAVADAGAQTFRVAAVPDERARLRETIEDQLVRADLILTTGGISYGSGDTVREVLGALGTVRFDNVAAWPGHIMGVGTVGAEDGQPGTPIVCLPGDPVSAQVCFEVFVRPALRHMQGWTAVNRPVVRAAIDRSWYSPRGRREFVRVRLTGSPRSGYNAAVMGTPASLLLSALADSNALAVVPEDVTTVRAGDRLQCLVLE comes from the coding sequence ATGCGAAGCGTTGCCGACTTCTACCAGGACTGCATGGCCGTTGCCCACGCGCTGCCGCCGCTCGACGTTCAGCTCGCTGACGCGGTCAGCTGCGTGCTCGCAGAGGACGTGCAGGCCCCCTTCAACCTCCCGGTCGCCGACCTGTCGGCGTGCGACGGATACGCCGTTCGCATCCGTGACTGTGAGGGAGCCACCCTGGAGTCGCCGGTGACGCTTCCCGTCACCGAGGAGATCCGCGCTGGCGCTGTCGATCCGGCTGCCCTCGTGCCCGGCACCGCGATCCGCATCGCGTCCGGCGCGCCCATGCCCTCCGGCGCCGAGGCCGTGGTTTCCCTCGAGTTCACGGATCACGGCATCGCCCAGGTCGCCCTGCGGACCGCCCCCGCCAATGGCGAGAACATTCGCCGCCGCGCTGAGGACGTTGCGCAGGGCGACACGGTGCTGCGCTCCGGCACGCGTATCGGTGCCCGCCAGATGGCCCTCCTCGCCGGCGTGGGCCGCGACCGTGTGCTGGTCCACCCGCGCCCGCGCGTCGTCATCATCTCAATCGGTGACGAGATCGTCGAGCCCGGCGGCGAGGCCCGCCCCGGCACGGTCTTTGATGCGAACGGTCATGCCCTGTCGACGGCCGTTGCTGATGCCGGCGCACAGACCTTCCGCGTCGCCGCCGTCCCGGATGAGCGCGCTCGCCTGCGCGAGACCATCGAGGATCAGCTGGTGCGCGCGGACCTGATCCTGACGACGGGTGGCATTTCCTACGGCAGCGGCGACACCGTCCGTGAGGTCCTCGGTGCGCTCGGAACGGTCCGCTTCGACAATGTCGCCGCCTGGCCCGGCCACATCATGGGTGTGGGTACCGTCGGCGCCGAGGACGGCCAGCCCGGCACGCCCATCGTCTGCCTTCCCGGCGACCCGGTCTCCGCCCAGGTCTGCTTCGAGGTGTTCGTCCGCCCCGCGCTGCGCCACATGCAGGGCTGGACCGCCGTCAACCGCCCCGTCGTGCGCGCCGCCATCGACCGCTCCTGGTACTCTCCGCGAGGCCGCCGCGAGTTCGTGCGCGTGCGCCTCACCGGCTCCCCCCGCTCCGGGTACAACGCCGCCGTCATGGGCACCCCGGCCTCGTTGTTGCTGTCCGCGCTCGCGGATTCCAACGCTCTCGCGGTCGTCCCCGAGGACGTGACGACGGTGCGCGCGGGTGACCGCCTGCAGTGCCTGGTCCTCGAATGA
- a CDS encoding UTP--glucose-1-phosphate uridylyltransferase: MSDRNQPVVHAVVPSAGRGTRFLPITKSVPKEMLPVVDRPSIEYIVREATDAGIEDILFVTRAGKQSIEDYFDAEPGLEADLEKAGKEKALEYVNEYKKYARVHSVRQGHPLGLGHAILQAKSHVGDAPCAVLLPDDLMEPGSQLLRKMIQVRAALGGTVVALLKVTPEQATAYASTAVEVLPIPEGVDLEEGQLMRITDVTEKPPLEEVKSEYAVVGRYLLDPAVFAALENIEPGAGGEYQLTDGYARMIDLPEEEGGGLYGVVIDERRFDTGDKLGYLEANVTLALEDPALGAELKEFLRSKLED; this comes from the coding sequence ATGTCAGATAGAAACCAGCCAGTAGTGCACGCTGTCGTTCCCTCGGCCGGTCGCGGAACCCGCTTCCTGCCCATCACGAAGTCCGTGCCCAAGGAAATGTTGCCCGTCGTCGACCGTCCCTCGATCGAGTACATCGTGCGCGAGGCGACGGATGCCGGCATCGAGGACATCCTCTTCGTGACCCGCGCCGGCAAGCAGTCGATCGAAGACTACTTCGACGCCGAACCCGGCCTCGAGGCCGACTTGGAGAAGGCCGGCAAGGAGAAGGCCCTCGAATACGTCAACGAGTACAAGAAGTACGCGCGCGTCCACTCCGTGCGCCAGGGCCACCCCCTCGGACTCGGTCACGCGATCCTGCAGGCCAAGTCCCACGTGGGCGACGCCCCCTGCGCGGTCCTGCTGCCCGACGACCTCATGGAGCCCGGCTCGCAGCTGCTGCGCAAGATGATCCAGGTGCGCGCCGCCCTGGGCGGCACCGTCGTCGCCCTGCTGAAGGTCACCCCCGAGCAGGCCACCGCCTACGCGTCGACCGCCGTCGAGGTCCTGCCGATCCCCGAGGGCGTCGACCTCGAAGAAGGCCAGCTCATGCGCATTACCGACGTCACCGAGAAGCCCCCGCTCGAAGAGGTCAAGTCCGAGTACGCGGTCGTCGGTCGCTACCTGCTCGACCCGGCCGTGTTCGCGGCCCTCGAGAACATCGAACCGGGCGCCGGTGGTGAGTATCAGCTCACAGATGGGTACGCGCGCATGATCGACCTCCCCGAAGAAGAGGGTGGAGGGTTGTACGGTGTAGTCATCGACGAGCGACGCTTCGACACCGGGGACAAACTCGGCTACCTCGAAGCTAATGTCACGCTCGCCCTTGAGGACCCGGCGCTTGGAGCGGAACTCAAGGAGTTCCTGCGCTCCAAGCTTGAGGACTAA
- a CDS encoding 5-formyltetrahydrofolate cyclo-ligase: MATKTTLRAEVRIRRRARRAGTSTIEAPLAPEFNQSPIPVRDRAEAEGLAHQIRALASSMGAVTLPALFIPTPLEPDMSLALGLFERALLPVLLDEAGAPLGAPRWGLWEPGQALVTLGRPPAQPSGEVLGAESLKEADLIVIPALAASADGTRLGQGGGWYDRALTHRSPGTPVVAVIFDDEVLEAEIIPAEPHDVPVDGIVTPTRTMAINLR; this comes from the coding sequence ATGGCCACAAAAACAACTCTCCGCGCGGAGGTGCGTATCAGGCGCCGCGCCCGGCGCGCGGGCACGTCCACGATCGAGGCCCCGTTAGCCCCAGAATTCAACCAGTCCCCAATCCCGGTGCGCGACCGGGCCGAAGCGGAAGGGCTCGCTCACCAGATTCGCGCCCTGGCCTCGTCAATGGGCGCAGTCACCCTGCCTGCACTGTTCATCCCCACCCCCCTCGAGCCCGACATGTCCCTTGCGCTCGGGCTATTTGAACGTGCGCTCCTCCCGGTCCTCCTCGACGAGGCCGGGGCTCCCCTCGGCGCACCGCGCTGGGGACTGTGGGAGCCGGGCCAGGCGTTGGTGACGCTCGGGCGACCACCCGCTCAGCCGAGCGGTGAGGTGCTGGGCGCGGAGTCGCTCAAGGAGGCGGATCTGATCGTCATTCCGGCGCTCGCTGCGTCCGCGGACGGGACTCGCCTCGGCCAGGGAGGAGGCTGGTACGACCGCGCGCTCACGCACCGCTCCCCCGGCACCCCGGTCGTTGCGGTGATTTTCGACGACGAGGTACTGGAGGCCGAGATAATTCCTGCGGAGCCTCACGACGTTCCCGTCGACGGAATTGTGACGCCGACACGGACGATGGCAATCAACCTCCGATAA
- the mscL gene encoding large conductance mechanosensitive channel protein MscL encodes MIQGFKEFISRGNVVELAVGVIIGAAFKNIVDALVDGIINPLIAAVIGKPDFSDAFILTLNGTDVKFGVLITAVINFLLMAIALYLCIIVPMNALNERMKKQAAADEAEAKANKEESDEVKLLTEIRDALAQGTPRH; translated from the coding sequence ATGATTCAGGGATTCAAGGAATTCATCTCTCGCGGTAACGTCGTTGAGCTCGCCGTCGGTGTCATCATCGGTGCCGCCTTCAAGAACATCGTCGATGCCCTCGTCGACGGCATCATCAACCCCCTCATCGCCGCTGTCATCGGCAAGCCCGACTTCTCCGACGCCTTCATCCTCACCCTGAACGGTACCGACGTGAAGTTCGGCGTCCTGATCACCGCGGTCATCAACTTCCTGCTCATGGCCATCGCGCTCTACCTGTGCATCATCGTCCCGATGAACGCCCTCAACGAGCGCATGAAGAAGCAGGCCGCCGCCGATGAGGCCGAGGCCAAGGCCAACAAGGAAGAGAGCGACGAGGTCAAGCTCCTCACGGAGATCCGCGACGCCCTCGCCCAGGGCACGCCGCGCCACTGA